Below is a genomic region from Raphanus sativus cultivar WK10039 chromosome 4, ASM80110v3, whole genome shotgun sequence.
aaattaCCCGAAAATTTGTCAATTCAATACTTCAAAATGGTAActaatctaaataaaaaatttgaggGGAAAGATCATTTgatatcaataaaataacagaaattaaccaatatataaaaagcaaaaaaaatatacaaacatAAATCGCGCGTAGCGCGATTCAAAAATCTAGTatatttaacttcttttttttcttgtttatggACTCCTTTTTGATGCGTCAAAAGTTGTTTTATGGACTTGTATTTGATTTCTTgctacttttttatttatttattttatttcttgctACTTAACCGTGGAACGTCGGCAAAATTCCAAGTAGTTTGATAACGACGTAGtatttattctaatataaaAATCTAAGTAATTGATAACAACCGGCCTACCCGACCTttgtattttattctttttaacaCTTTATGGGGAATCAGAAGAAGAGTCTAAACTTTGGAATTTCTTTCAACAATGTTCCCCAAATTTGGGTCCAAGTTTTGGCATCTTGTGGTTAATTGTTTATGACTTGCGAGTCAAACGCTGCATAAATTTAGGATTTGATTTGTTCACCACAAACTTCTTACaaaatcacatttatatataaacgTTTGTAATGGCATGTAGATTATAGAAACCAGTTGGTAGTCTTCAAAATCGCTCTACAACATAAGCGTAACGTTTATACTGACGAAGGTTGTAAGAAAGAAACTTTTGACTCGCTAGAGCATTAACAGCACGATGGTGGAGTAGAAAATTTCATTAAGTTGAATTCAAATGGACAAAGAGATCTGGAAACGAGGTTGCTGACAAATTAGCAAAGATGGAGTTCACAAACGGAGGTTTCTTTGAATCTTATTATTGTGTTCCTAGATCTAAAACTACTCTTTTACATAACGATTATGTAAACTCAGTTCATATCTAATGCAATTAgttgaagaaaaaatataatactgtcggcatacattaaattttaagtAGATCTCAACATTTCTCAATAACTTCGTATGTTCGTGTCTCTAGCATATACTATTGGTTTGGCTATTTAGATCCTAGCACTTGGCATTTCCTATTTATGAAAAAAAGCTTTGAAGGAGATCTCAAACCATTAGTGTGTTTGAccagaaaaacaaataaaatgtgGCGTCATAGTACTAATGTCAGTATAGatgattttatatgatatatacatTAACTATACCAGTATTGGGAATATGCTTccggaaaagaaaagaaaaattcataCGCAACAATTTACCAAATTGGAAATTTTACGgttgattaaatatatatctcACATTACAGAATCTTGGAGATAATAACGTTTTATTCACTAAACAACAGAATAACTCGCTGACATGGTTCAACAACCATTGAACCTGAATCGATACAACTTATGAAACCAATATGTTAAGAAAGATATCTCAACTAATTACTACACATTGTCAGCTAAGCTTCTAATCTCAGTCTCCTCCGCGTCCGCGACCCCAACGCTACAATCCATCGAGTCGAATGTTAAATCAAGAAAGtacaacaaagaaacaagaacGCAGCAAGTTATGAGCATTGGGATGGGACCAAAGATCCATAAAAACAAAGGCGATGAGAAGTAGAACGCTCTTAGTCCTAACGACCAGAAGTAGCTGCCACGGTTAACAGTTGCAGCCACATAGTCTTGGTTTATCATAAGACTACCGCGACCATGACCACCCGCAGAAACAGCCATGAGCTTTTTGAAAGGGACATTGATGAGAATGCTTGCATGGCTGTAGTAGCGGATTGATTGGACGTTGAGAAGAAACGCCACTAAGAAGCAAACGAGGATTGAGAAAAACTTGATCGAGAAGGCTCGGTCGCTTTTGTCTCCAAACACAAACCAGACCGACCGTTCTCCTGTACCGCTAGTCATTAGGACAGCGATTAGTGAACATAACATTATCGCGGTTGATGCCAATAGAGTTGACGCCATTATGTTGTTTCTTAGCGTTTGAACCGCTAGAACGCCGTTCTTTGATGAATCCTGTTCTCATTTGTTGAAACATAGATCAGTTGCAATCGAGTTGTACAAGAAAACTAAACCCAAAAAGAGGAAAGTTATTGGTGGAGGAAACAaaattgtattttgttttttacatttttctaaaAGAGTAAAAACATTAGCATCCTTTTTATTCCCATTAAATGCAAAGCATCTATTCACTGTCATTAGCTTTCACATTTGAGGACATCTATTGAGGAATTTTTTCAGAATCTACAGATACGTAAAGAACTTTTAtctattgtatattttatgttataagaaaaaaaaatctctcaacaaaaataataaacagtTAGATTCTGTTTCAATATACAAGAAAATTGTTaattggtaaaaaaaataaaaaataattgtcaatTGGTTAGGCGCATGCATGATGGATgatacacacacatataaacATGCACAGATTCTCAACGTCTTATCATCCAACACAAAAGGAACTGAAAACGTTGGCAATATTTTCTTTACCACGAAAATCTCTATACATGCATATACACTTATCATTTATCTTATCTTTTTCAAATTGACTAACATTCATCGCTATATGTAAACAGTAAACACTATATGCAATTTATATATGAGTTACACATCTACATCTGTAACGATGTGTATCGATGAGTACTGGATTCTCCTTAGTAATCTCCAACCACCAAATAAAATCAAAGATCCGAGAAGAATCTTTTCATTTATCGGGGGAAATGTTCATCGACTCATGCAGATAAACATGGACAGATCTAAGgctatgacaaaaaaaaattaaatcatctAAATTTTTATGACATAGCAAATAATATTCTTAAATAAtcaagaaaaaggaaaagaccTCCATCATGGCTTGGACCCAGAGGCGGCGGTTAAAGGCGTTGAGGCCAACGACGGTGGAAGATGGACGGTGAATGATGCGGTGGAGAAGCCAGAGATGATAGAAAACCATCAAACCCATCCCTAGTGGCACCAATATGTAATCCAAATACTCAAGCTTCATTTTTCTTAGATCAATGAGATTGATCTAAGTTCACAGaagaaattaataataaaagaaaatgaaggcAGAGcgaagagagattaagagaatcAAAGTGGAGTACGGGTCTTATGTGGACCGTTGCGTATCTAATGCGCTTATGTTTATCTCTCTCTTTGTTTCGTTATGTACTTCCCGGATTCTCAGCCGTTTCCTCTCTCACTCTTACCTCCTTTTATAGATTTGAACCTTTATGTATACACGCGTGTATTagtgtatatgtatatacatacgCACACCTCCACTTGTAAACAACGAACCCTAGCTGTCAGGTTTTGACCGTGTTTTgccaatgtttttaattattacccaaacatacatttaaaattatgaaaaataaactaatacacGTTTCAACTAATTGAATTTATTCTTTAACCAACAAATAAATGGATTGATGTTCACTATTTGACGTGTATTGAATCCCAAAATGCTTAGACTATATTTGAAGGGCATTTAAATATCAAGAAAAGGAATCTGTAACTTAAAATGCAATTAAGAACACATTCCTTGATAATCATTTAAGCTTTCAAATTGACATTTGAAATCAGCGGGAGATATCAATGaattaacaagaaaacaaatgttttttttgttaactcaGGAGTAAGATCCCAGATACAAACAGATCCACATTAATCTCTTGGAGGTGCGTGATCTACAGATAAAGTCAcacactaaattttttaaacaggTCGAAAGCAAAGATACATATCCGTGTGGATATCCAAAAATATCATGCAGTAGTTCCTTTGAGTAGAATTTGAACTCGCAATATGAATGTAGTAAAGAGTCGGTCTTTTACCATTGTATCATggacatatatataaaaaaaaagaaacggaCGCAAATATGTAAACAATTGTATTTCAACAACTACaactatcaaaaaaaaaaaaaaaaaacaactacaACTATCACTCGACCGAAAACTTTTTCCAACAACTCACAACTCAGAAGCGTGCAAAAATATTACggattcaaatttattaatgtGTGTTTGTGAAATGTAGggtaactaaaattaaaaataaaataaagtgaaaGCAGCAAATTGATGTCGCTCTTAATTGAAAATGAGGAAAATATGAATTTTGAGGAGTGGAAAAAACTTTCAGAGCATAAAGGCCCACTAAAGATCCATGGTGACGCCTGTCTTTACTTCACAGCTGATTTGGCACTGGTATATTCCTTTGATGCTTCCcacttcttttttgttttcggTATGAATGCTTCCTCACTTTACAACAACAACTCAATTACagaattcaaaatattttaataatgggTGTGATAAAAATTTATCGCGGCATAGTAAGATTCGGAAAATTCCAGAAGCATCATTCATGGTCCTAATCTTTAATGCAAGCACAGTAGCCGTAACTCGTTTACACTTAGCAGGatggaaaataaatattgtaatcagcattatgattattttatttttcctaaaTAGCGACTCAACAAGCATCATAGTTTACGTTTACGTTGTGGTACAACTTGCTAGAGAGTAGATCCGTTTATTTGTCACTTGCATGTTCTTTCCACAACAACTACCACCAAGTCCTTAGTCCTATGGGGAGAGGTTTGAGAGTtcagaaaatattaagtttcGCATTAAATTGGAGCCAGTCACATGTTGTCGTCACCACCAACTAAAAGCCTATCGTTGACTTCTTAGTTCAGAGAATTTAATCAGTCTGTTTAGTTTCAAGTCTAGTATTTGTATCTGTCTCGAACAAAGCATCCGTATTCCGTACCTATATATTTTCACGTTGGTTTATCTTATCTTGGATCAGGTTAACACGTGGTGGTCGTATTCATAAACTTCCAACAAGAAGAGTATAGGGCTACGTGCTTATTATTTACACCTCATAACTAAaacaaggttttttttttttgaactgagtaactaaaacaagattcatcgtactcttttcatttttttttttgttaaaagtacTCTTTTCATTTTAGACAAATTTAGTTGTCATTTTAGAATTTTGCATACAAATTAAAAGTGAGCTAAATATTTAAGTTTGCGCTTGTTTGACCCAGAGCCGGCTTAGTAGGGAGGACGGTCAGTGCAACCGCCCCAGGACCCCGCTCCTAATCCAATAATTTTAGGGGTTTTGGTTGTTTTCATTAGCATATTTGATCACAAAAATTACTGgttaaatatgttatatatattctGATGTTCGTGAGTCTAAAAGGCGAAGAAGTAAACATACTAAAAATAACGATTTTTTCTGTCAACACTAAGAAATTAACTAGCTATAGGGGTCTTAAACAAATATTTGTCCAAGGGCCCATGAATGTTTTAAGCCGGTCCTGGTTTGACCATTCTAATTATATATCTATTGTT
It encodes:
- the LOC108854000 gene encoding uncharacterized protein LOC108854000, with protein sequence MKLEYLDYILVPLGMGLMVFYHLWLLHRIIHRPSSTVVGLNAFNRRLWVQAMMEDSSKNGVLAVQTLRNNIMASTLLASTAIMLCSLIAVLMTSGTGERSVWFVFGDKSDRAFSIKFFSILVCFLVAFLLNVQSIRYYSHASILINVPFKKLMAVSAGGHGRGSLMINQDYVAATVNRGSYFWSLGLRAFYFSSPLFLWIFGPIPMLITCCVLVSLLYFLDLTFDSMDCSVGVADAEETEIRSLADNV